In Vibrio sp. FE10, the following are encoded in one genomic region:
- the flhA gene encoding flagellar biosynthesis protein FlhA has product MKFTLPFADKLPKIPNRAMPAIGAPVMVLATLAMVVLPIPAFLLDMFFTFNIALSMVVLLVSVYTRRPLDFAAFPTVLLIATLLRLALNVASTRVVLLHGHEGGDAAGNVIEAFGNVVIGGNYAVGLVVFLILMIINFMVVTKGAGRISEVSARFTLDALPGKQMAIDADLNAGLIDQDQARTRRFEVTKEADFYGSMDGASKFVKGDAIAGILILFINIIGGLSIGMAQFDLGFGEAIEIYTLLTIGDGLVAQIPSLLLSIAAAMMVTRQNTDEDMGEQLVFQMFDNPKALMITAAILGIMGIVPGMPHFSFLSLAIVAGAGAYYIDKKNKKKAEQPNLPATVEANGETGSQKELSWDDVQPVDIIGLEVGYRLIPLVDRDQGGELLERVKGVRKKLSQDFGFLIPAVHIRDNLELTPNSYRITLMGVAVGEAEIKPDMELAINPGQVYGMIDGEPTIDPAFGLEAVWIREEQREHAQALGYTVVDSSTVLATHLSQLLTNNASQLIGHEEVQNLLEMLSRSTPKLVEGFVPDQLQLGVVVKVLQNLLNEAIPIRDIRTIVQTLSEYSSKSQEPDILTAAVRIALKRLIVQEINGIEPELPVITLIPELEQILHQTMQASGGESAGIEPGLAERLQTSLSHATQEQELKGEPAVLLTSGVLRSTLAKFVKNTIPSLRVLSYQEIPDEKQIRIVQAVGN; this is encoded by the coding sequence ATGAAATTTACCCTCCCTTTTGCGGACAAGCTACCTAAAATCCCTAACCGTGCCATGCCTGCGATTGGCGCGCCTGTTATGGTACTTGCCACGCTCGCTATGGTGGTGTTACCAATTCCAGCTTTCTTGTTGGATATGTTCTTCACCTTCAACATTGCACTGTCTATGGTTGTGCTATTGGTTTCGGTTTATACCCGTAGGCCTTTAGACTTCGCTGCATTCCCAACGGTACTTCTGATTGCAACGCTACTTCGTTTGGCTTTGAACGTTGCTTCGACACGTGTGGTACTGCTCCACGGTCACGAAGGGGGCGATGCTGCTGGTAACGTGATTGAAGCTTTCGGTAACGTGGTTATCGGTGGTAACTATGCGGTTGGTTTAGTGGTGTTTTTGATTCTGATGATCATCAACTTCATGGTTGTAACCAAAGGTGCGGGTCGTATCTCGGAAGTAAGTGCACGTTTCACGTTGGATGCCTTACCCGGTAAACAGATGGCAATCGATGCCGATTTGAATGCGGGTTTGATCGATCAAGATCAGGCTCGTACCCGCCGTTTTGAAGTCACCAAAGAAGCAGATTTCTACGGTTCGATGGATGGTGCGTCTAAGTTTGTTAAAGGCGATGCAATAGCCGGTATCTTGATCCTGTTCATCAACATCATTGGTGGCTTGAGTATCGGTATGGCTCAGTTCGACCTTGGTTTTGGCGAAGCAATCGAAATCTATACACTACTGACTATCGGTGATGGTCTGGTTGCACAAATTCCATCGTTATTACTTTCTATTGCTGCCGCGATGATGGTAACGCGTCAAAACACAGATGAAGACATGGGCGAGCAACTTGTCTTCCAAATGTTCGATAATCCGAAAGCCCTTATGATCACTGCCGCTATCCTTGGCATTATGGGTATTGTTCCTGGCATGCCGCATTTCTCATTCTTGAGTCTTGCCATCGTTGCAGGTGCGGGTGCGTATTACATAGATAAAAAGAACAAGAAGAAGGCTGAACAACCCAACCTTCCCGCTACGGTTGAAGCGAATGGAGAAACGGGCTCCCAGAAGGAGCTCTCTTGGGATGATGTTCAGCCTGTTGATATTATTGGTTTAGAAGTCGGTTATCGTTTGATCCCGTTGGTGGATAGAGATCAAGGTGGCGAACTGCTAGAGCGTGTGAAAGGGGTTCGTAAGAAACTGTCTCAAGATTTCGGTTTTCTGATCCCGGCGGTACATATTCGAGATAACCTAGAACTCACCCCAAATAGCTACCGAATCACTCTGATGGGTGTTGCCGTGGGCGAGGCTGAGATTAAGCCTGACATGGAACTGGCGATTAACCCGGGTCAAGTCTACGGAATGATCGATGGTGAGCCTACTATTGATCCTGCCTTTGGCCTTGAAGCCGTATGGATTCGAGAAGAGCAGCGTGAACACGCCCAAGCGTTAGGTTACACGGTTGTAGATTCATCTACTGTACTGGCAACGCACCTCAGCCAATTGCTAACCAATAATGCATCACAGCTTATTGGCCATGAAGAAGTACAAAACCTACTCGAGATGCTAAGTCGCTCGACACCTAAGCTGGTCGAAGGCTTTGTACCGGATCAGCTGCAACTTGGTGTGGTCGTGAAAGTACTGCAAAACCTACTGAATGAAGCCATTCCAATTCGAGATATCCGCACTATAGTCCAAACTTTGTCGGAGTATTCAAGTAAGAGTCAAGAACCTGACATACTTACTGCTGCGGTTCGTATCGCATTGAAACGATTAATTGTTCAAGAAATCAATGGTATAGAGCCTGAATTGCCAGTGATTACCTTAATTCCTGAGCTGGAACAAATCTTGCATCAAACCATGCAGGCATCCGGCGGAGAATCTGCTGGTATTGAACCTGGTTTAGCCGAACGTTTACAGACATCCCTCAGCCATGCAACACAAGAGCAAGAGCTAAAAGGTGAGCCAGCTGTGTTACTGACTTCTGGCGTGTTACGTTCCACTCTCGCGAAGTTCGTGAAAAACACGATCCCAAGCTTGAGAGTTTTATCTTACCAAGAGATACCAGACGAAAAGCAGATACGCATTGTACAAGCTGTTGGTAATTAA
- the flhB gene encoding flagellar biosynthesis protein FlhB has translation MAESDGQERTEDATPKRLQQAKEKGQVARSKELASASVLIVGAISLMWFGESMAKALFEAMQRLFSLSRDEIFDTNKLLEIAGGALVNLLFPLFLILITLFVAAVIGAAGVGGVNFSMQAAMPKASKLNPLSGIKRMFGLQSWVELLKSILKVALVSGMAIYLIQASQHDLMQLSMDVYPQNIFHALDILLNFILLISCSLLIVVAIDIPFQIWQHADQLKMTKQEVKDEFKDTEGKPEVKGRIRMLQREAAQRRMMADVPQADVIVTNPEHFSVALRYKQNQDKAPIVVAKGVDHMAMKIREIARANDIYIIPAPPLARALYHTTELEQQIPDGLFTAVAQVLAYVFQLKQYRKRGGERPKLQDSNMPIPPDLRH, from the coding sequence ATGGCAGAGTCAGACGGTCAAGAACGCACAGAAGACGCCACGCCCAAACGCTTGCAACAGGCCAAAGAGAAAGGGCAGGTTGCAAGGTCAAAAGAGTTAGCGTCAGCGTCGGTACTGATAGTCGGTGCGATTTCCTTAATGTGGTTTGGCGAATCGATGGCGAAAGCTCTATTCGAGGCCATGCAACGCCTATTTTCGCTCAGTCGTGACGAAATCTTTGATACCAATAAGCTGTTGGAAATCGCTGGTGGTGCCTTGGTCAACTTGTTGTTTCCACTGTTCTTGATTCTCATCACTTTGTTCGTGGCGGCTGTGATTGGCGCAGCTGGTGTCGGTGGTGTTAACTTCTCGATGCAAGCCGCTATGCCTAAAGCCTCTAAGCTCAATCCTTTAAGCGGTATTAAGCGTATGTTTGGCCTTCAAAGTTGGGTTGAGCTGCTGAAATCTATTTTGAAGGTCGCTCTGGTGTCGGGCATGGCTATCTATCTTATCCAAGCCTCTCAACATGACTTAATGCAATTGAGCATGGATGTGTATCCGCAAAATATCTTCCACGCCTTAGACATCTTGCTTAACTTTATTCTGCTTATCAGTTGTTCTTTGTTGATTGTGGTGGCGATTGATATTCCATTCCAGATTTGGCAACACGCCGATCAACTTAAGATGACCAAGCAAGAAGTGAAAGATGAGTTCAAAGACACCGAAGGTAAGCCCGAAGTGAAAGGGCGTATTCGTATGTTGCAGAGAGAAGCGGCTCAGCGACGTATGATGGCTGATGTTCCTCAGGCAGATGTGATCGTCACCAACCCGGAACACTTTTCGGTCGCTCTACGCTATAAACAGAATCAAGATAAAGCACCGATAGTCGTTGCCAAAGGTGTCGATCATATGGCGATGAAGATCCGTGAAATTGCACGTGCAAACGACATCTATATTATTCCAGCGCCTCCGTTAGCTAGGGCGCTTTATCATACTACTGAGCTCGAACAGCAAATTCCTGACGGTCTGTTTACGGCAGTTGCTCAAGTGCTTGCATATGTGTTCCAGCTGAAACAGTACAGAAAAAGAGGAGGGGAGAGGCCGAAATTGCAAGATTCTAATATGCCGATCCCACCTGATTTACGTCATTAG
- the flhF gene encoding flagellar biosynthesis protein FlhF: MKIKRFFAKDMRTALLQVKEELGSEAVIMSNKKVAGGVEIVAAIDGESNPSTASPKLNKPQQPTQSQYTQMAAPAASSGRRQLDDDKVSLQSNAEGGRSMTKRFANMLKQYSHGADDEPQHRAENEDSLSALLNRQSGGNQSALGNHQSRGSSQSLGNHQSLGNQQSRSGGNVDSAFARESGLSKLIAEDRRVERPAPRLDPTRYDRGRDPGQSKGSDTEMETMREEMTSIRRLLEHQVSGLMWQEVERREPLRAMLIKRLERMGVSAELADQMACYIPEDTKPARAWKALLALVADQISVTQKDILKRGGIVALLGPTGVGKTTTVAKLAARAAMEYGADNVALVTTDTYRIGAHEQLSIYGRIMGCPVRVAKDSSELADVIYQLRNRRLILVDTAGMGQRDVRLSEQLDTLMQESGSVINSYLVLPATAQRKVLQETIEHFRRIPLSGCILTKLDESLSLGEFISVVIQNALPVAYIANGQRVPEDIVIAQPKYMIAKANELLEKSTENEPHYWNSDSEGL, encoded by the coding sequence TTGAAAATTAAACGATTTTTTGCAAAAGATATGCGAACCGCGCTGCTCCAAGTTAAAGAAGAACTTGGCTCAGAAGCGGTGATCATGTCTAACAAAAAGGTCGCAGGTGGCGTTGAAATTGTGGCCGCTATTGATGGCGAATCTAACCCATCGACAGCCAGCCCAAAGCTCAATAAGCCTCAGCAGCCTACGCAAAGTCAATATACCCAAATGGCAGCGCCAGCCGCGTCATCTGGGCGTCGTCAGTTAGATGATGACAAAGTTAGCCTGCAGTCGAATGCTGAAGGCGGACGTTCAATGACTAAGCGCTTCGCGAACATGCTCAAGCAATATAGCCATGGCGCAGACGACGAACCGCAGCACCGAGCTGAAAATGAAGACTCGTTATCCGCGTTGCTTAACCGCCAGTCAGGTGGTAATCAATCGGCTCTTGGTAACCATCAGTCTCGCGGCAGCAGTCAGTCTCTAGGAAATCACCAATCTCTCGGTAATCAACAATCTCGCAGCGGTGGCAACGTAGATTCAGCTTTTGCTCGTGAGTCTGGCTTATCCAAATTGATTGCTGAAGATCGTAGAGTCGAGCGTCCAGCACCTCGCTTAGATCCTACTCGCTACGATCGCGGCCGTGATCCTGGTCAGTCGAAAGGTTCAGACACCGAAATGGAAACGATGCGCGAAGAGATGACCTCAATTCGCCGTCTATTAGAGCATCAAGTCTCTGGACTGATGTGGCAAGAAGTCGAACGTCGCGAACCTTTGAGAGCGATGCTTATCAAGCGCCTAGAACGTATGGGTGTTTCGGCAGAGCTCGCCGATCAAATGGCCTGCTACATTCCAGAAGACACAAAACCAGCACGAGCATGGAAAGCCTTGCTTGCTCTGGTCGCTGATCAAATATCAGTGACACAAAAAGATATTTTAAAACGCGGCGGTATTGTGGCCTTACTTGGTCCGACTGGCGTAGGTAAAACAACAACCGTTGCTAAGCTCGCAGCCCGTGCAGCAATGGAGTACGGCGCAGATAACGTCGCACTAGTGACAACAGACACATATCGCATAGGTGCACATGAGCAGTTATCGATTTATGGTCGAATTATGGGTTGTCCTGTAAGAGTTGCTAAAGATTCTAGTGAACTGGCCGATGTAATATATCAATTACGTAATCGTCGCCTGATTCTGGTTGATACTGCAGGTATGGGACAGCGAGATGTTCGTCTATCTGAGCAGTTAGACACATTGATGCAAGAGAGTGGTTCCGTTATCAATAGCTACCTTGTGTTGCCGGCAACCGCGCAACGTAAAGTGCTGCAAGAAACCATTGAACACTTTAGAAGAATCCCGTTGTCAGGATGTATCCTGACTAAGCTGGATGAATCGCTCAGTTTGGGTGAGTTCATCAGTGTGGTAATACAAAATGCATTACCAGTTGCTTACATAGCAAATGGTCAACGAGTTCCTGAGGATATCGTTATAGCTCAGCCAAAGTACATGATTGCTAAGGCGAATGAGTTATTAGAGAAATCTACAGAGAATGAACCTCATTACTGGAATAGCGATTCTGAAGGACTCTAG